The genomic segment TCCAGTATAACGCCTCTGAATCGGTAAACTCGCAGCTATCTTAGCTTGACAGGCTCCTTTGTGCTGCGTTGAATCAACATTCGTGAATGAAAACTGCGGCAACCCACAGCAGCTCCGTTGTGCTGCGTCACTCCGTCATCTCCTAACGGTCATTGCTGCCGTTGTAGCGGCGGGGGTTGTCGCTGCCTGTTCGTCCACTGGTGGTGCTCCCCGGCAATCGGCGGACGGCACTGTCGGGGGAGGGGGTGTTGATACACCCCGCGCTGTTGTTTCGATGGTGACGCATGGTGCGCCGGGCGACACGTTTTGGGACTTGGTGCGTAAGGGGGCCGAAGATGCCGCGCGCAAAGACAACATTGAACTGCGTTACTCATCCGACCCTCAAACACCAAACCAGGCTAACCTGGTGCAATCGGCTATCGACGCCCATGCTGACGGCATTGCTGTCACCCTTCCGAATGCCCATGCTATAGGTCCCGTCGCTAAAAGCGCTGTGGATGCGGGCATTCCTGTAGTTGGCCTCAATGCAGGCATGACTGATTACAAGCGGTACGGTCTTGGTGGTTTTTTTGGCCAAGATGAAAATGTTGCTGGTGAACTAGCAGGAAAAAGGCTCAAAGACGACAGTGCGCATAAGGTTTTATGTCTCATTCACGAGCAAGGCAACTCCTCTCAGGAAAGCCGCTGTGAAGGCATTAAAAAAGGCCTCGGCAATTCGGGTGAGATGGAAGTCCTCTATGTTAACGGCATGGACCTCACCGCAGTAACGTCCACTGTGCAGGCAAAACTTGCGCAGGACAGCAGCATTGACTGGGTGATGGGGTTGGTGGCTCCCGTTGCGTTGGCAACAGTGCAGGCGGCCAAAGATGCCGG from the Corynebacterium durum genome contains:
- a CDS encoding substrate-binding domain-containing protein; protein product: MAAVVAAGVVAACSSTGGAPRQSADGTVGGGGVDTPRAVVSMVTHGAPGDTFWDLVRKGAEDAARKDNIELRYSSDPQTPNQANLVQSAIDAHADGIAVTLPNAHAIGPVAKSAVDAGIPVVGLNAGMTDYKRYGLGGFFGQDENVAGELAGKRLKDDSAHKVLCLIHEQGNSSQESRCEGIKKGLGNSGEMEVLYVNGMDLTAVTSTVQAKLAQDSSIDWVMGLVAPVALATVQAAKDAGAEPKIATFDTNAELVAAINKGEIQWAVDQQPYVQGYMAVDSLWLELRNGSTVGGGQPVYTGPSFVDRSNVDKIADAAKIGLR